In Vicingaceae bacterium, the following proteins share a genomic window:
- a CDS encoding TonB-dependent receptor: MRKLLLFGWLILEGVLLTAQQPDTLRIIDSLAKEEWQLPVLTTTAGDAGDGFESIDLAGVLQASRDLYYFTSAFNLGQSRYRIRGYNSDLTAVSINGVRFNDEERGWASWSSWGGLNDITRYREIQVGIAPAMYYFSPIGGYSDINARASNFTGSRFSYASSNRAYRHRVMATHGTGWLENNWAYTVSLSGRYAKEGYVPGTFYQGYSYFIAAEKKITENKRINFSFLGNYVQQGRQSINVEETYLLTNNKYYNSYWGWQNGEKRNSRVSTYHKPIALITFDNKVSDKTMYSATAYAQFGMSGITGLNWYDAPDPRPDYYRYLPSYYAESNPVYAQQLTYNWQNDPNTSQINWNALYQANYKNLYQVNNANGINGNTIEGLRSKYILEEYRTDPFLLGFNGYFRHYLKDNLKLSGGLNAEKYSSDNYKRLADLLGGDFWLDVDQFAEQDFADPNAAQNDLNTPNRVVKENDVYGYHYKMHKSSGEIFSQIDHSFKKFKYFLAGFFNYTSFYREGFMKNGLFPENSYGKSPKNTFYTGGFKGGITYAFNGNHYITSNMAWFTQAPTIFNAYISPRTRDFIVPGLKPVEIRSADISLHSKFNRFAIRLTGFYTEINNSTWSRTYYHDVFRAFVNYTMSGVNYLYQGFEGLLEYKINSALSAYITGGWGQYLYNSRPLATITRDNSAELLAQNRVVYIKNYRLGGMPQAAGSFGIRYSKNFWFGGINFNYIDNIYVDINPDRRTLEALEGIIPSDPQYTELLQQQKLDPGYTIDFYVGKSWKIKKYIIAFNINVYNILNNQDIIPLAFEQMRYDPKNIDKFPVRFAYQIGRNYFGMLTFRF; this comes from the coding sequence ATGCGCAAATTATTACTATTTGGATGGTTAATTTTGGAAGGTGTTTTGTTGACTGCCCAACAACCCGACACTCTCCGGATAATTGACAGTTTGGCAAAAGAAGAGTGGCAATTGCCCGTGTTAACCACAACCGCCGGTGACGCAGGCGACGGATTCGAATCTATCGATCTTGCCGGTGTGTTACAGGCATCAAGAGACCTTTATTATTTTACTTCTGCATTTAATCTCGGTCAATCAAGATACAGAATTCGGGGGTACAACAGTGACCTGACAGCCGTTAGCATCAATGGAGTCAGATTTAATGACGAAGAACGTGGATGGGCTTCATGGAGTTCATGGGGTGGCTTAAACGATATCACCCGCTATCGTGAAATTCAGGTGGGTATTGCCCCTGCAATGTATTACTTTAGTCCCATCGGAGGTTATTCCGACATCAATGCAAGGGCTTCCAATTTTACCGGAAGTCGTTTTTCTTATGCATCTTCAAACAGGGCTTATCGTCACAGAGTGATGGCCACACACGGCACCGGGTGGTTGGAAAACAACTGGGCATATACAGTATCCCTCTCCGGCAGGTATGCCAAAGAAGGATATGTCCCGGGCACTTTTTATCAAGGTTACAGTTATTTTATAGCCGCCGAGAAAAAAATCACAGAAAACAAACGTATCAACTTCAGCTTCTTGGGCAATTATGTTCAACAAGGCAGACAAAGTATAAATGTAGAAGAAACATATTTGCTCACCAACAACAAATATTATAATTCATACTGGGGATGGCAAAACGGCGAAAAGCGCAATTCACGTGTTTCTACTTATCATAAACCCATTGCCTTAATCACATTTGATAACAAAGTGAGTGACAAAACAATGTATTCGGCCACTGCATATGCTCAATTTGGCATGAGCGGTATCACCGGCCTTAATTGGTATGATGCTCCTGATCCACGCCCGGACTACTACCGTTATTTACCAAGCTACTATGCTGAATCAAATCCCGTTTACGCCCAACAATTGACCTATAATTGGCAAAATGACCCAAACACATCACAAATTAATTGGAATGCCCTTTATCAAGCCAACTATAAAAACCTTTATCAGGTAAACAATGCAAACGGAATAAACGGAAATACAATCGAAGGCCTTCGATCAAAATACATTTTGGAAGAATACCGGACCGACCCATTTTTGCTTGGATTTAATGGATATTTTCGTCATTATTTAAAAGACAATTTGAAACTTTCGGGAGGTTTAAATGCTGAAAAATACAGTTCCGACAACTATAAACGCCTGGCGGATCTATTGGGAGGAGACTTTTGGTTGGATGTCGATCAATTTGCCGAACAGGATTTTGCAGATCCCAATGCAGCCCAAAATGATCTCAATACTCCTAACCGGGTTGTTAAAGAAAATGATGTATATGGATATCATTACAAGATGCATAAATCTTCCGGAGAAATTTTTTCGCAGATTGATCATTCATTTAAAAAATTTAAATATTTCCTGGCCGGATTTTTTAATTATACCTCCTTTTACCGTGAAGGATTCATGAAGAATGGATTGTTTCCTGAAAATTCATACGGAAAATCCCCTAAAAACACTTTCTATACCGGTGGCTTTAAAGGTGGTATTACCTATGCATTTAACGGCAATCACTATATCACATCAAATATGGCTTGGTTTACACAAGCCCCTACAATTTTTAACGCATACATCTCACCACGCACCAGGGATTTTATTGTTCCGGGTCTGAAACCTGTTGAAATTCGTTCTGCAGATATCTCATTGCATTCTAAATTTAATCGTTTTGCCATACGTTTGACCGGATTCTATACTGAAATTAACAATAGTACTTGGTCCCGTACCTATTATCATGATGTTTTCCGAGCTTTTGTAAACTACACAATGAGCGGAGTCAATTATTTATATCAAGGTTTTGAAGGATTATTGGAATATAAAATCAACAGTGCATTATCGGCATACATAACAGGCGGCTGGGGGCAATATCTCTACAACTCAAGGCCACTGGCAACAATTACCCGAGACAATTCGGCTGAATTACTTGCCCAAAACAGAGTCGTTTACATTAAAAATTACCGTCTCGGAGGCATGCCACAAGCAGCAGGATCTTTTGGTATCCGTTACAGTAAGAACTTTTGGTTTGGCGGAATAAATTTTAATTATATAGATAACATTTATGTCGATATTAACCCTGACAGAAGAACTTTGGAAGCATTGGAAGGCATCATTCCTTCAGATCCTCAATATACCGAACTCTTACAACAGCAAAAACTTGATCCCGGATATACCATAGATTTTTATGTCGGTAAATCATGGAAAATCAAAAAATATATTATTGCATTCAATATCAATGTTTATAATATTCTCAACAATCAGGACATCATACCCCTGGCATTTGAACAAATGAGATACGATCCCAAAAATATTGATAAATTTCCTGTGCGTTTTGCCTATCAAATTGGACGTAATTATTTTGGAATGTTAACTTTTAGATTTTAA
- a CDS encoding subtilisin proteinase, producing the protein MEANLFKHIKLSGPDAHFNYTSVRSGGNRPRIPERNRRQHGARIYQQLEQAWQESENEFLVAYPERTGIYLEFISSPGFELMIKSLEDLRQGIRLCNVRTETRSIHNEEVETTLATVFIPRDKREFFFRKVEKYLEEETKTGKPRNADLINSIEELRTALLIESFWTDDKNLIPEEQPEWCEVWLRSKKEYEENVLENFETILSEQQINSNFGYIKFPERIVKLVLVNREQLQNLSRLSDDIAEYRKAKDTAEFFLNLEPFEQQEWIDDLLNRLSIDEESQVTICLLDTGVNNGHPLITPVLNDSDCLSVKSEWGTHDHNGHGTLMAGVAAYNNLQELFESSDRVILYHRLESVKILPPVGKNDPELWGDITSQAISLAEINSPKKKRIICSAVTASDTRDRGRPTSWSGAIDNITSGAFDNEKRLIILAAGNITDFNQITNYPHNQLTDSIHDPGQSWNALTVGAFTKLTDLTHSNLINYQPLAQQNQISPFTTSSLTWESKWPIKPEVVFEGGNVAVDNTNMWTECNDLSLISTYYKPTHRLFEPFNMTSAATAQAANFAARIQAMYPDYWPETIRGLIVHSANWPKALFRQFVQNPASKREILQLLRIAGYGVPNIDKALFCASNSLTLIAEAEIQPFIKEREKQPKTNEMHLYRLPWPTQVLQELGEVEVKMRITLSYFVEPGPGEIGWKDRYRYPSYGLRFNINSPTESEDEFIRRINKAVRDDEHGHPNTESASDHWMIGQNRDKGSIHSDIWQGTAIELASSNLIAIYPSIGWWRERPHLEKVNNRTRYSLIISIETEEQDVDIYTPVALQVEQKIPIEISTAHNNV; encoded by the coding sequence ATGGAAGCAAATTTATTTAAGCATATAAAATTATCAGGCCCTGATGCACATTTTAATTATACTTCTGTTCGTTCTGGGGGAAACCGTCCCAGGATACCTGAAAGAAATAGAAGGCAACATGGAGCAAGAATTTATCAACAATTAGAGCAAGCTTGGCAGGAGTCAGAAAATGAATTTTTGGTAGCTTATCCGGAAAGGACAGGTATTTATTTGGAATTCATAAGTTCTCCCGGATTTGAATTGATGATCAAAAGTCTTGAGGATTTAAGACAGGGGATACGACTTTGCAACGTACGAACCGAAACTAGAAGTATCCATAACGAAGAAGTAGAAACAACATTAGCAACAGTTTTTATTCCAAGAGATAAAAGAGAATTCTTTTTTAGGAAAGTAGAGAAGTATTTAGAAGAGGAAACTAAAACAGGGAAACCCAGAAATGCTGATTTAATCAATTCCATAGAAGAGCTTAGGACAGCCCTATTAATAGAATCCTTTTGGACAGATGACAAGAATTTAATACCTGAGGAGCAGCCCGAATGGTGCGAGGTCTGGTTGAGAAGTAAAAAGGAGTATGAAGAAAATGTTTTAGAGAACTTTGAAACTATTTTATCAGAACAACAGATAAATTCAAATTTCGGTTATATAAAATTTCCGGAAAGAATTGTAAAACTTGTTCTAGTAAATAGAGAACAACTGCAAAACCTTTCTAGATTATCGGACGATATTGCAGAGTATAGAAAAGCAAAAGATACTGCTGAATTCTTTTTGAATTTAGAACCTTTCGAACAACAAGAATGGATTGATGACTTATTAAATAGATTATCTATTGATGAAGAATCACAAGTGACAATTTGTCTTTTGGATACAGGCGTAAATAATGGGCATCCGTTAATAACACCTGTATTAAATGATTCAGACTGTTTATCCGTTAAATCTGAATGGGGCACACACGATCATAATGGTCATGGAACTCTAATGGCGGGAGTAGCTGCTTACAATAATTTGCAAGAACTCTTTGAAAGTTCTGATAGGGTTATCTTATATCATAGGTTAGAGTCTGTAAAAATATTGCCACCAGTAGGGAAAAATGACCCTGAACTTTGGGGAGACATTACATCACAAGCTATTAGTCTTGCTGAAATCAATTCTCCTAAGAAAAAAAGGATAATTTGTTCCGCTGTAACTGCTTCTGATACTCGTGATAGGGGGCGACCAACCTCGTGGTCAGGTGCCATTGATAATATTACATCGGGTGCTTTTGACAATGAAAAACGACTGATAATACTTGCGGCAGGAAATATTACAGATTTTAATCAAATCACTAATTATCCTCATAATCAATTAACAGATTCGATTCACGATCCCGGACAATCTTGGAATGCGTTAACTGTTGGGGCATTCACTAAATTGACAGATTTAACACATTCTAACCTAATTAATTACCAACCATTAGCTCAACAAAATCAGATTTCTCCTTTTACCACTTCATCATTAACCTGGGAAAGTAAATGGCCAATAAAACCGGAAGTGGTTTTTGAAGGGGGAAATGTTGCTGTTGATAATACTAATATGTGGACTGAATGCAACGACCTCTCTCTTATTTCAACTTATTATAAACCCACTCACCGTCTTTTTGAACCATTTAATATGACCAGTGCTGCAACAGCACAAGCTGCCAATTTTGCTGCACGCATTCAAGCCATGTATCCGGACTATTGGCCGGAAACAATTCGAGGGTTAATTGTACATTCAGCTAATTGGCCGAAAGCGTTATTCAGGCAATTTGTTCAAAATCCTGCTTCAAAAAGAGAAATACTGCAACTATTAAGAATAGCAGGATATGGCGTGCCTAATATTGACAAGGCATTATTTTGTGCTTCAAACAGCTTAACACTCATAGCCGAAGCGGAAATACAACCATTTATCAAAGAAAGAGAGAAGCAACCAAAGACAAATGAGATGCATTTATATAGACTCCCCTGGCCAACACAGGTATTGCAAGAGCTTGGGGAAGTGGAAGTTAAAATGAGAATAACCCTTTCCTATTTTGTTGAACCGGGACCGGGAGAGATTGGATGGAAAGATAGATACCGTTATCCCTCTTATGGTTTAAGATTTAACATCAATTCTCCAACAGAAAGCGAGGATGAATTTATAAGACGAATAAATAAGGCAGTAAGAGACGATGAACATGGGCACCCCAATACGGAAAGCGCTTCTGACCATTGGATGATTGGACAAAATCGAGATAAAGGTTCAATACATTCAGATATCTGGCAAGGTACTGCGATTGAACTGGCTTCATCCAATTTGATTGCAATTTATCCAAGTATAGGCTGGTGGAGAGAAAGACCACATTTAGAAAAGGTTAATAATAGAACAAGATATTCCTTAATTATCAGTATTGAAACGGAGGAACAAGATGTTGATATTTACACTCCTGTAGCATTACAAGTAGAACAAAAAATTCCGATTGAAATAAGCACAGCACACAACAATGTATAA
- a CDS encoding ATPase: MATAEQLKSLIKAHFSNEPERFYTIALQLAAHEAKKGHTALAHSIREIVELERKKGGPKILRFPQDLKGLVLLEKPEVSKNSLVIHSELEERINLVIQEYRQQSKLKSFGLSHRRKILLIGPPGTGKTMTAKVLAYELHLPLYIIQVDKLVTKFMGETSAKLRQIFDLIEKEHGVYLFDEFDAIGGERSLDNDVGEMRRVLNSFLQFIELDPSDSLIIAATNNPKLLDKALFRRFDDVLYYEKPNKDEIKKLILNTLGSFKPAKIDWESILNKSISLSHAEIVLACTDAIKKSILANQKKTTTKVIIKMLEQRLNAHKGMNK, encoded by the coding sequence ATGGCAACGGCTGAACAATTAAAATCTCTAATTAAAGCTCATTTCAGTAATGAGCCAGAAAGATTTTATACTATAGCTTTGCAATTAGCTGCTCACGAAGCAAAAAAAGGTCATACTGCATTAGCTCATTCTATACGTGAAATAGTTGAATTAGAACGCAAAAAGGGTGGTCCTAAAATATTAAGATTCCCGCAAGACTTAAAGGGGTTAGTATTGCTGGAGAAACCTGAAGTATCAAAAAACTCTCTAGTAATACATTCAGAATTAGAAGAGCGAATAAATTTGGTAATTCAAGAATACAGACAACAGTCTAAACTAAAATCGTTTGGGCTGAGCCATCGAAGGAAAATTCTATTGATAGGTCCCCCTGGAACAGGAAAAACAATGACCGCAAAGGTTTTAGCTTATGAATTACACTTACCATTATATATTATTCAGGTAGATAAATTAGTTACAAAATTCATGGGTGAGACAAGTGCTAAATTGCGCCAGATATTTGATTTGATTGAAAAGGAACATGGAGTATATCTTTTCGATGAGTTTGATGCCATAGGCGGTGAACGATCTTTAGATAATGATGTTGGTGAAATGCGTAGGGTGCTTAATTCATTTTTACAATTTATTGAACTTGATCCTTCAGACAGTCTTATAATTGCCGCAACCAACAATCCTAAACTACTGGATAAGGCATTGTTTAGAAGATTTGATGATGTTTTATACTATGAAAAACCCAATAAAGATGAAATAAAGAAACTTATATTAAATACTCTGGGTTCGTTTAAGCCTGCAAAAATTGATTGGGAATCAATATTGAATAAAAGCATATCTCTTAGTCACGCTGAAATCGTTTTAGCCTGTACCGATGCAATAAAAAAATCAATTTTGGCAAACCAAAAAAAGACGACTACAAAAGTAATTATTAAAATGTTGGAGCAAAGACTTAATGCTCATAAAGGGATGAATAAGTAA
- the merA gene encoding mercuric reductase, with protein sequence MKQESIKLYITGMTCEHCAIGIEKLLAQKKGIAKVSVSYPDATCECSFDPAETSKEEIIQTINATKNYRVKEDFAKAPRPDRHMYDLIIIGGGSAAFSAAIKAESLGLKTLMVNAGPDFGGTCVNVGCVPSKFLIRAGEAAYHASHSNFAGIRPKGVDIDFAQIIKEKKKLVNELQQKKYLDVVKDFRHLTMLKGWATFKDAHTIEVNGNEYKALKFLIATGSSTNIPSIEGLADTGYLTNDTLFDLEKKPESMTILGAGYIGLEIATAYSRLGVKVRIIEFTGRVLRSQTPDISEVLEMEMKKEGIEILPDFRVVKFEKKGNDIIIHCKRPDGGIVQIVENGKIVVATGRKPNTEQAGLEKIGLSLTPSGHIAVNDKLETGIPHIYAAGDVANTPAFVYTAAYEGKVAVENAFTGANIRVDYSSLPWVVFTDPQVAGAGLDEIEAANRNIPYEVSKLPLTEVPRSITANNTRGFIKLIKNSETGHLIGARVVASEGGELIQLLSMAIKYKIPVKDLAGNLYPYLTLSEGIKLAALAFEKDVSKLSCCAG encoded by the coding sequence ATGAAACAAGAATCCATAAAGCTGTATATCACCGGAATGACCTGTGAGCACTGTGCCATAGGAATTGAAAAATTGCTTGCACAAAAAAAAGGTATTGCCAAAGTTAGCGTAAGCTATCCGGATGCTACGTGTGAATGTAGTTTTGACCCTGCAGAAACTAGCAAAGAGGAAATTATTCAAACCATCAATGCTACCAAAAACTATCGGGTGAAAGAAGATTTTGCCAAAGCACCCAGGCCGGATAGACATATGTATGACCTCATTATTATTGGCGGTGGTTCTGCCGCTTTTTCGGCTGCCATCAAAGCCGAAAGTTTAGGACTGAAAACCTTGATGGTAAACGCCGGGCCGGATTTTGGAGGCACATGCGTGAATGTAGGATGTGTACCTTCAAAATTCTTAATCCGGGCCGGAGAAGCTGCTTATCATGCCTCTCATTCAAATTTTGCCGGTATTCGTCCCAAAGGTGTGGATATTGATTTTGCCCAAATCATCAAAGAGAAGAAAAAATTGGTAAATGAGTTGCAGCAGAAAAAATATTTGGATGTGGTAAAAGATTTTCGCCATTTGACCATGTTGAAAGGTTGGGCCACCTTTAAAGATGCACATACTATTGAAGTGAACGGTAACGAATACAAAGCATTGAAGTTTCTGATTGCCACGGGAAGCAGCACAAACATTCCATCCATTGAGGGATTGGCCGACACCGGCTATTTGACTAACGACACCCTGTTTGATTTGGAAAAGAAACCGGAGAGTATGACCATTTTAGGTGCCGGATATATCGGGCTGGAAATTGCCACCGCATATAGTCGCCTGGGGGTTAAAGTACGAATCATCGAATTTACCGGACGTGTGTTGCGTTCACAAACTCCTGATATCAGCGAAGTTTTGGAAATGGAAATGAAAAAAGAAGGCATTGAGATTTTGCCGGATTTCAGAGTTGTGAAATTTGAGAAAAAAGGCAACGACATAATCATTCATTGCAAACGCCCCGATGGTGGCATCGTGCAAATCGTGGAAAATGGAAAAATTGTAGTGGCCACTGGCAGAAAACCCAACACCGAACAAGCCGGGCTGGAAAAAATTGGACTGTCTTTAACACCAAGCGGACATATTGCCGTGAATGACAAATTAGAAACCGGCATTCCACATATTTATGCCGCAGGAGATGTGGCAAATACACCTGCTTTTGTTTATACCGCTGCTTACGAAGGAAAAGTTGCCGTAGAAAATGCATTTACCGGAGCAAACATTCGTGTGGATTATTCTTCGTTGCCATGGGTGGTATTTACCGACCCTCAGGTGGCTGGCGCAGGATTGGACGAAATTGAAGCTGCAAATCGAAATATCCCTTATGAAGTTTCCAAATTGCCTCTCACCGAAGTACCGAGGTCAATAACAGCCAACAACACCAGAGGATTTATCAAACTCATCAAAAATTCCGAAACCGGGCATTTAATAGGCGCAAGAGTGGTTGCATCGGAGGGAGGAGAACTTATCCAGCTTTTGAGCATGGCCATTAAATATAAAATCCCTGTGAAAGATTTGGCCGGAAATCTTTACCCCTATTTAACACTGAGCGAAGGCATCAAGTTAGCTGCTCTGGCGTTTGAAAAAGATGTTTCGAAATTGAGCTGCTGTGCGGGTTAA
- a CDS encoding iron ABC transporter substrate-binding protein, which produces MNNKRKIFCEITGEALELPEYCNRIVSFSPAITESLFFMGHGNKIVGVSVYCVRPPEARTKKILGSYNTFKEKDLKEVNPDIIFTTTGYQWELIKKIKGSYPAYAVALPPTISALMATCIEAGLVAGYANDARKLQKILLQKLCEMTSKSRTNIPRVYVEIDLGGPVTFGTYSYITDGISICGGENIYSSKPVEWMTPDDEYTRAANPEIIIYEPKMFSKNRDFMKIKNWLKDRLGNVDAIKNGKVFITPGIHDFLAHHGPSFILEVMPWMEKCFHEEEGLV; this is translated from the coding sequence ATGAACAATAAACGAAAAATATTTTGCGAGATTACGGGAGAAGCTTTGGAATTGCCTGAATATTGCAATCGCATAGTCAGTTTTAGTCCGGCCATAACCGAGTCGTTGTTTTTTATGGGACATGGAAACAAGATAGTCGGTGTCAGCGTTTATTGTGTCCGTCCTCCGGAAGCAAGAACAAAAAAAATTTTGGGCAGTTATAATACGTTTAAAGAAAAAGATTTGAAGGAAGTCAACCCGGACATCATTTTTACCACAACCGGATATCAATGGGAGTTGATAAAGAAAATCAAAGGGAGTTATCCGGCCTATGCTGTAGCATTGCCCCCGACCATTTCGGCATTGATGGCCACATGTATAGAAGCCGGTTTGGTGGCAGGATATGCAAACGATGCAAGAAAATTGCAAAAAATTTTACTTCAAAAACTTTGTGAAATGACTTCAAAATCAAGAACTAACATCCCACGTGTCTATGTAGAAATTGATTTAGGCGGACCTGTGACGTTTGGTACATACAGTTATATTACCGATGGGATTTCTATATGTGGTGGGGAAAATATTTATTCTTCCAAACCGGTGGAATGGATGACTCCTGATGATGAATATACCCGTGCGGCCAATCCCGAGATTATCATTTATGAGCCAAAAATGTTTTCAAAAAATAGAGATTTCATGAAAATTAAAAATTGGTTAAAAGATAGGTTAGGTAATGTAGATGCAATAAAGAACGGGAAAGTTTTTATCACTCCCGGAATTCATGATTTTTTGGCGCATCATGGGCCTTCGTTTATTTTGGAAGTGATGCCGTGGATGGAAAAATGTTTCCATGAAGAAGAAGGTTTGGTATGA
- the pdhB gene encoding pyruvate dehydrogenase subunit beta, producing the protein MKIPDKIIKFAANIQCMREIQFREALNEAMREEMRRDERVFLIGEEVAEYNGAYKVSKGMLDEFGPKRVIDTPISELGFAGLGIGAAMKGLRPIVEFMTFNFSLVAIDQIINNAAKVRNMSGGQLFVPIVFRGPTGSAGQLAATHSQNFENWYANCPGLKVVVPSNPYDAKGLLKSAIRDDDPVIFMESELMYGDKGEVPEGEYLLPLGVADIKRKGTDVTIVSFGKIIKTAYAAADILAKEGISCEIVDLRTVRPIDYKTVIESVKKTNRCVVVEEAWPLASISAEIAYMVQKEAFDYLDAPIRRVTSEDVPMSYAPTLVEATLPSPEKVIKAVKSVLYML; encoded by the coding sequence ATGAAAATTCCGGATAAAATAATTAAGTTTGCAGCAAATATCCAATGCATGAGAGAAATTCAATTCAGAGAAGCCCTTAATGAAGCCATGCGTGAAGAAATGCGCAGAGATGAAAGGGTTTTTTTAATAGGCGAAGAAGTAGCGGAGTATAATGGTGCCTATAAAGTCAGCAAAGGCATGTTGGATGAATTCGGACCAAAAAGGGTGATAGATACTCCCATTTCAGAATTGGGTTTTGCCGGCTTGGGCATAGGAGCAGCCATGAAAGGTCTAAGGCCGATAGTGGAGTTTATGACTTTTAATTTTTCTTTGGTGGCAATAGACCAAATTATCAACAATGCCGCCAAGGTTAGAAACATGTCAGGCGGGCAATTGTTTGTACCCATCGTTTTCAGAGGTCCCACAGGTTCTGCAGGACAGTTGGCAGCGACACACTCACAAAATTTTGAAAATTGGTATGCCAACTGCCCGGGCCTGAAAGTGGTGGTTCCTTCAAACCCATATGACGCAAAGGGATTGCTTAAATCTGCCATCCGTGACGATGACCCGGTGATTTTCATGGAATCAGAGTTGATGTATGGCGATAAAGGAGAAGTACCCGAAGGTGAATACTTATTGCCCCTCGGAGTAGCCGATATTAAAAGAAAAGGCACTGATGTTACAATTGTTTCTTTCGGAAAAATTATAAAAACAGCGTATGCTGCAGCCGATATACTGGCCAAGGAAGGTATTTCATGCGAAATCGTGGATTTACGAACTGTTCGCCCAATTGATTATAAGACAGTGATTGAATCGGTGAAAAAAACCAACCGCTGTGTGGTGGTTGAAGAAGCATGGCCTTTGGCTTCGATATCAGCCGAAATTGCTTATATGGTACAAAAAGAGGCTTTTGATTATTTGGATGCACCAATCAGAAGAGTAACATCCGAAGATGTACCTATGAGCTATGCACCCACGCTCGTGGAAGCCACTCTGCCCAGTCCTGAAAAGGTAATCAAAGCAGTAAAATCGGTGTTGTATATGTTATAA
- a CDS encoding AMP nucleosidase: MITKENIVKDWLPRYTGRPLNQFGQYILLTNFNNYVEIFSQLTGAEILGRDKAMPNATAENITIINFGMGSANAATIMDLLSAVEVKACLFLGKCGGLKKKNKIGDYILPIAAIRGEGTSGDYFPPEVPALPAFTLQRAVSTTIRNYERDYWTGTVYTTNRRVWEHDESFKEYLRKIRAMAIDMETATLFSVGFFNKIPTGALLLVSDQPMIASGIKTSESDKKVTQQYVEEHIKIGLDSLREIRDNGMSVRHLLF; encoded by the coding sequence ATGATAACAAAAGAAAACATAGTTAAAGATTGGCTGCCCAGATATACAGGTCGTCCGCTCAATCAATTCGGCCAGTATATTCTATTGACTAATTTTAATAACTATGTTGAAATTTTCAGCCAATTGACCGGAGCAGAAATTCTTGGACGCGACAAGGCCATGCCCAATGCCACAGCCGAAAATATTACCATCATCAATTTTGGCATGGGTAGTGCCAATGCTGCTACCATCATGGATTTGCTTTCTGCTGTAGAAGTGAAGGCCTGTCTTTTTTTGGGAAAGTGTGGCGGATTGAAAAAGAAAAACAAAATTGGAGATTATATTTTACCCATCGCTGCCATTCGTGGTGAAGGTACATCAGGAGATTATTTCCCTCCCGAAGTACCCGCATTGCCGGCCTTTACGCTCCAACGTGCCGTTTCTACAACGATTCGAAATTATGAGCGAGATTATTGGACTGGCACCGTCTATACCACCAACCGACGTGTATGGGAACACGACGAATCTTTTAAAGAATATCTTCGAAAAATACGTGCCATGGCCATTGATATGGAAACGGCCACACTCTTTTCAGTAGGTTTTTTCAACAAAATTCCTACCGGTGCTCTATTGTTGGTATCGGATCAACCCATGATTGCTTCAGGTATTAAAACATCAGAAAGCGATAAAAAAGTTACCCAACAATATGTTGAAGAACATATTAAAATAGGTTTGGATTCGTTGAGAGAAATTAGAGACAATGGTATGAGTGTCCGCCATTTGTTATTTTAA